One Brassica napus cultivar Da-Ae chromosome A5, Da-Ae, whole genome shotgun sequence DNA window includes the following coding sequences:
- the LOC106345182 gene encoding signal peptidase complex-like protein DTM1 isoform X2, whose protein sequence is MTNEAALRSSMVGLALVMVLVWLWTQSLKKTVITYAIGVSLIAGIVLPDWDFFDRSFSRWTYPVTAEERAAALSRKSQSSRFRVYPMRMVVYVAVYGYAVYRWWMFVTK, encoded by the exons ATGACAAACGAAGCAGCTTTGAGATCATCAATGGTAGGTCTTGCATTGGTGATGGTGTTGGTATGGTTATGGACACAGTCTTTAAAGAAGACGGTTATTACTTATGCGATCGGTGTTTCTTTGATCGCTGGCATAGTCTTACCTGACTGGGACTTCTTTGATCGGAGTTTCTCCCGCTGGACCTACCCTGTTACGGCCGAGGAAAGAGCCGCCGCTCTCTCCCGCAAATCACAATCTTCAAG GTTTAGAGTGTACCCTATGCGGATGGTTGTATACGTAGCGGTGTACGGATATGCAGTGTATAGGTGGTGGATGTTCGTGACGAAATGA
- the LOC106345182 gene encoding signal peptidase complex-like protein DTM1 isoform X1, translating to MTNEAALRSSMVGLALVMVLVWLWTQSLKKTVITYAIGVSLIAGIVLPDWDFFDRSFSRWTYPVTAEERAAALSRKSQSSSRFRVYPMRMVVYVAVYGYAVYRWWMFVTK from the exons ATGACAAACGAAGCAGCTTTGAGATCATCAATGGTAGGTCTTGCATTGGTGATGGTGTTGGTATGGTTATGGACACAGTCTTTAAAGAAGACGGTTATTACTTATGCGATCGGTGTTTCTTTGATCGCTGGCATAGTCTTACCTGACTGGGACTTCTTTGATCGGAGTTTCTCCCGCTGGACCTACCCTGTTACGGCCGAGGAAAGAGCCGCCGCTCTCTCCCGCAAATCACAATCTTCAAG CAGGTTTAGAGTGTACCCTATGCGGATGGTTGTATACGTAGCGGTGTACGGATATGCAGTGTATAGGTGGTGGATGTTCGTGACGAAATGA
- the LOC111198301 gene encoding uncharacterized protein LOC111198301 isoform X2 encodes MTDAWSDMKRRSIMNLCVNSRGGTCFLSSKDTSKDSHTGEFIFNYIDQCIEDIGADKIVQVVTDNATNNVAAAKMLKQKRPRIFWTGCAAHTVDLMLEGISKLSGFARIIDQAKAVTIFIYAHHKTLSMMRAYAKRDIVRPGATRFATCFLTLHSLYEKKAQLKNMFGSDEWHDCKHSKCVKGKNASDIVMSYSFWNSVMVILKVFSPLVKVLRLADGEKVPSLGFIFGEILEAKKSIKEAFDHLEKNYLPVFRIIDEKMKGNWWATYGCGAPTLQRLATRILALTSSSSGCERNWSSFEGIHTKRRNRLGVNRLNSLVYVHFNARLLNKQKKIREKNADVIFDDGNEDTVEDWLVERVEEPDSDVNFLIGIQAPRVRDLYDDDFESEEEEDIVDMEFEPDVFQDILLFPEAQVAS; translated from the exons ATGACTGATGCATGGAGTGACATGAAAAGAAGAAGCATAATGAATCTGTGTGTTAACTCAAGAGGTGGTACATGCTTTCTATCATCAAAGGATACATCGAAAGATTCTCACACTGGTGAGTTTATCTTTAACTATATTGATCAATGCATTGAAGATATAGGAGCTGATAAGATTGTGCAAGTTGTTACTGATAATGCGACCAACAACGTTGCTGCCGCAAAGATGCTTAAGCAGAAGAGACCGAGAATATTCTGGACTGGTTGTGCTGCCCACACAGTTGACTTGATGCTTGAAGGGATTTCGAAGTTGTCTGGTTTTGCTAGAATAATAGATCAAGCGAAGGCTGTCACCATCTTTATATATGCGCATCATAAGACCTTATCTATGATGAGAGCATATGCAAAGAGAGACATTGTGCGGCCAGGTGCAACAAGGTTTGCGACTTGCTTCTTGACACTGCATAGTTTGTACGAGAAGAAGGCACAGTTGAAGAATATGTTTGGAAGTGACGAGTGGCATGATTGCAAGCATTCAAAGTGTGTGAAAGGTAAAAATGCGAGTGATATTGTGATGTCTTACTCATTCTGGAATAGTGTGATGGTTATTCTGAAGGTCTTCAGCCCTCTTGTGAAAGTTCTAAGGTTGGCGGATGGGGAAAAGGTTCCATCTCTTGGGTTTATTTTTGGTGAGATCTTAGAAGCTAAGAAATCTATCAAGGAAGCTTTTGATCACTTGGAGAAGAATTACCTCCCTGTTTTTCGCATCATTGATGAGAAAATGAAAG GGAATTGGTGGGCAACGTATGGATGTGGTGCACCTACTCTACAAAGGTTGGCAACAAGGATACTTGCTTTGACATCTAGTTCTTCAGGATGTGAGAGAAATTGGAGTAGCTTTGAAGGG atCCACACAAAGAGAAGAAATAGACTAGGTGTCAATCGCTTGAACAGTCTAGTGTATGTTCATTTCAATGCAAGGCTACTTAACAAGCAGaaaaaaatcagagagaaaAACGCGGATGTGATATTTGATGATGGCAATGAAGATACTGTTGAAGATTGGCTTGTGGAACGTGTGGAAGAACCAGATAGTGATGTTAATTTTCTGATTGGAATCCAAGCTCCAAGGGTAAGAGATTTATATGATGATGACTTtgaatctgaagaagaagaagatattgttGACATGGAGTTTGAACCTGATGTCTTCCAAGACATTTTACTGTTTCCGGAGGCACAAGTTGCTTCGTAA
- the LOC111198301 gene encoding uncharacterized protein LOC111198301 isoform X1, translating to MTDAWSDMKRRSIMNLCVNSRGGTCFLSSKDTSKDSHTGEFIFNYIDQCIEDIGADKIVQVVTDNATNNVAAAKMLKQKRPRIFWTGCAAHTVDLMLEGISKLSGFARIIDQAKAVTIFIYAHHKTLSMMRAYAKRDIVRPGATRFATCFLTLHSLYEKKAQLKNMFGSDEWHDCKHSKCVKGKNASDIVMSYSFWNSVMVILKVFSPLVKVLRLADGEKVPSLGFIFGEILEAKKSIKEAFDHLEKNYLPVFRIIDEKMKGRLDTPLHMAAYFLNPFYFYKEPNIQLDVEVMEGFLTCVETFYHGDFVKQDLCVNQEVSLYKNKSGSFGRALALKGCETKDDKFDRGNWWATYGCGAPTLQRLATRILALTSSSSGCERNWSSFEGIHTKRRNRLGVNRLNSLVYVHFNARLLNKQKKIREKNADVIFDDGNEDTVEDWLVERVEEPDSDVNFLIGIQAPRVRDLYDDDFESEEEEDIVDMEFEPDVFQDILLFPEAQVAS from the exons ATGACTGATGCATGGAGTGACATGAAAAGAAGAAGCATAATGAATCTGTGTGTTAACTCAAGAGGTGGTACATGCTTTCTATCATCAAAGGATACATCGAAAGATTCTCACACTGGTGAGTTTATCTTTAACTATATTGATCAATGCATTGAAGATATAGGAGCTGATAAGATTGTGCAAGTTGTTACTGATAATGCGACCAACAACGTTGCTGCCGCAAAGATGCTTAAGCAGAAGAGACCGAGAATATTCTGGACTGGTTGTGCTGCCCACACAGTTGACTTGATGCTTGAAGGGATTTCGAAGTTGTCTGGTTTTGCTAGAATAATAGATCAAGCGAAGGCTGTCACCATCTTTATATATGCGCATCATAAGACCTTATCTATGATGAGAGCATATGCAAAGAGAGACATTGTGCGGCCAGGTGCAACAAGGTTTGCGACTTGCTTCTTGACACTGCATAGTTTGTACGAGAAGAAGGCACAGTTGAAGAATATGTTTGGAAGTGACGAGTGGCATGATTGCAAGCATTCAAAGTGTGTGAAAGGTAAAAATGCGAGTGATATTGTGATGTCTTACTCATTCTGGAATAGTGTGATGGTTATTCTGAAGGTCTTCAGCCCTCTTGTGAAAGTTCTAAGGTTGGCGGATGGGGAAAAGGTTCCATCTCTTGGGTTTATTTTTGGTGAGATCTTAGAAGCTAAGAAATCTATCAAGGAAGCTTTTGATCACTTGGAGAAGAATTACCTCCCTGTTTTTCGCATCATTGATGAGAAAATGAAAGGTAGATTGGATACTCCATTGCATATGGCTGCCTACTTCCTCAATccgttttatttttataaagaacCGAATATCCAACTTGACGTGGAGGTCATGGAAGGATTCCTTACTTGTGTTGAGACTTTCTATCATGGAGACTTTGTAAAGCAAGATTTATGTGTGAATCAAGAAGTTAGTCTATATAAGAACAAAAGTGGTTCTTTTGGTAGAGCCTTGGCACTAAAAGGATGTGAAACAAAAGATGACAAATTTGATCGAG GGAATTGGTGGGCAACGTATGGATGTGGTGCACCTACTCTACAAAGGTTGGCAACAAGGATACTTGCTTTGACATCTAGTTCTTCAGGATGTGAGAGAAATTGGAGTAGCTTTGAAGGG atCCACACAAAGAGAAGAAATAGACTAGGTGTCAATCGCTTGAACAGTCTAGTGTATGTTCATTTCAATGCAAGGCTACTTAACAAGCAGaaaaaaatcagagagaaaAACGCGGATGTGATATTTGATGATGGCAATGAAGATACTGTTGAAGATTGGCTTGTGGAACGTGTGGAAGAACCAGATAGTGATGTTAATTTTCTGATTGGAATCCAAGCTCCAAGGGTAAGAGATTTATATGATGATGACTTtgaatctgaagaagaagaagatattgttGACATGGAGTTTGAACCTGATGTCTTCCAAGACATTTTACTGTTTCCGGAGGCACAAGTTGCTTCGTAA
- the LOC106345181 gene encoding uncharacterized protein LOC106345181, with the protein MFTHCLFHCVTQESMDNPPTDTPPPLKRNSNDVGWEYGVLCDARSLDKVKCKLCGKEFSGGVFRMKEHIAHLKGNVSACPVSSKEDQEKCKKAVLEGKNKKNLKRKHEEALRAEVNISKDSGTEELERELGALKTHHSQGPIDQYVSSINPEASLAAQTRQQSIHDAISKEKRHVVRQYCSRWLYHTSIPFNAIDNDSFRLFCEALGQFGPGWVPPSQYQLREPLLIEEQQRTKEKLKILEEEWEREG; encoded by the coding sequence ATGTTTACTCATTGTTTGTTTCATTGTGTCACTCAGGAATCAATGGATAATCCACCAACAGATACACCTCCACCTCTTAAGCGTAACTCAAATGATGTAGGATGGGAGTATGGAGTCTTGTGTGATGCAAGAAGTCTAGACAAAGTCAAATGTAAATTGTGTGGAAAAGAGTTTTCTGGTGGTGTGTTTAGAATGAAAGAACACATTGCTCATCTGAAAGGAAATGTGTCAGCTTGTCCTGTATCAAGTAAAGAAGATCAAGAGAAGTGTAAGAAGGCGGTTCTTGAAggaaaaaacaagaagaatcTGAAGCGAAAACATGAGGAAGCTTTGCGGGCAGAGGTGAACATAAGTAAAGACAGTGGTACTGAAGAACTGGAAAGAGAGCTTGGAGCACTTAAAACTCATCACTCCCAAGGTCCTATTGATCAATATGTGAGCAGCATTAACCCTGAAGCTTCTTTGGCGGCACAGACACGACAACAGAGTATCCACGATGCCATTTCTAAAGAGAAAAGACATGTTGTTCGCCAATACTGTTCTAGATGGCTTTACCACACAAGTATCCCTTTCAATGCCATTGACAATGATAGTTTCAGACTATTTTGTGAAGCATTAGGACAGTTTGGGCCTGGTTGGGTGCCTCCAAGTCAGTATCAGCTTAGAGAGCCATTGCTAATTGAAGAACAACAGAGGACAAAGGAAAAATTGAAGATCTTAGAAGAAGAATGGGAAAGGGAAGGCTGA